Proteins encoded by one window of Vitis riparia cultivar Riparia Gloire de Montpellier isolate 1030 chromosome 11, EGFV_Vit.rip_1.0, whole genome shotgun sequence:
- the LOC117924591 gene encoding dnaJ homolog subfamily C GRV2 isoform X3 — MPGHRIDPPCGRVLLQFQQSPIGQQRPVSDVESASMHLKHLAAAAKDAVAEGGSVPGSRAKLWRRIRELNACIPYTGVPPNIEVPEVTLMALITMLPATPNLPPESPPLPPPSPKAAATVMGFIACLRRLLASRSAASHVMSFPAAVGRIMGLLRNGSEGVAAEAAGLVAVLIGGGPGDTNALADTKGERHATYMHTKSVLFAHHGYVIILVNRLKPMSVSPLLSMSVVEVLEAMICDPHGETTQYTVFVELLRQVAGLRRRLFALFGHPAESVRETVALIMRTIAEEDAIAAESMRDAALRDGALLRHLLHAFFLPAGERREVSRQLVALWADSYQPALELLSRVLPPGLVAYLHTRSDGVVPEDAQNIPNQEGSLISRRQRRLLQQRRGRVGVGKGITSQDHSLPSVNNSDAGDPTRQSSAAFKASDSYYKPAPDPTSGQVPAGHPSAAHTGENLTNELSSTGVPQVDYSAAVVSSDALAMNTKEALESIASNSVDSDPNVANFQNAGLPAPAQVVVENTPVGSGRLLCNWPEFWRAFSLDHNRADLIWNERTRQELREALQAEVHKLDVEKERTEDIVPGGSTVEIMSGQDNVPQISWNYTEFSVSYPSLSKEVCVGQYYLRLLLESGSSGRAQDFPLRDPVAFFRALYHRFLCDADIGLTVDGAVPDELGASDDWCDMGRLDGFGGGGGSSVRELCARAMAIVYEQHYKVIGPFDGTAHITVLLDRTDDRALRHRLLLLLKVLMKVLSNVEACVLVGGCVLAVDMLTVVHEASERTAIPLQSNLIAASAFMEPLKEWMFVDKEGVQVGPLEKDAIRRFWSKKGIDWTTRCWASGMSDWKRLRDIRELRWALAVRVPVLTSTQVGEAALSILHSMVSAHSDLDDAGEIVTPTPRVKWILSSPRCLPHIAQAMLTGEPSIVEGAAALLKAVVTRNPKAMIRLYSTGAFYFALSYPGSNLLSIAQLFSVTHVHQAFHGGEEAAVSSSLPLAKRSVLGGHLPESLLYVLERSGPAAFAAAMVSDSDTPEIIWTHKMRAENLIRQVLQHLGDFPQKLSQHCHSLYDYAPMPPVTYPELRDEMWCHRYYLRNLCDEIRFPNWPIVEHVEFLQSLLVMWREELTRKPMDLSEEEACKILEISLEDVSGDDASNKHSSEIAEDITSISKQIENIDEEKLKRQYRKLAMKYHPDKNPEGREKFLAVQKAYERLQATMQGLQGPQLWRLLLLLKGQCILYRRYGHVLEPFKYAGYPMLLNCVTVDKDDNNFLSSDRAPLLVAASELIWLTCASSSLNGEELVRDGGIQLLATLLSRCMCVVQPTTPSSEPSAIIVTNVMRTFSVLSQFESARFEMLEFSGLVDDIVHCTELELAPAAVDAALQTIAYISVSSELQDALLKAGVLWYLLPLLLQYDSTADESDATEAHGVGASVQIAKNLHAVRASQALSRLSGLCTDGISTPFNQAAADALKALLTPKLASMLKEQFPKDLLSKLNANLESPEIIWNSSTRAELLKFVDQQRANQGPDGSYEVKDSHSFVYKALSKELYVGNVYLRVYNDQPDFEISEPEAFCVALLGFISILVHNQGAAVLDDQDTLNLVGSSFNTSEVQTDTADGSVTVQNVSDDSLVVSDGKVTTDENSELVKNLQFGLTSLQNLLTSSPNLASIFSTKEQLLPLFECFSVSVASETNIPQLCLSVLSLLTMCAPCLEAMVADGSSLLLLLQMLHSAPNCREGALHVLYALASTPELAWAAAKHGGVVYILELLLPLQEEIPLQQRAAAASLLGKLVGQPMHGPRVAITLARFLPDGLVSVIRDGPGEAVVSALEQTTETPELVWTPAMAASLSAQIATMASDLYREQMKGRVVDWDVPEQASGQQEMRDEPQVGGIYVRLFLKDPKFPLRNPKRFLEGLLDQYLSSIAATHYDMQAVDPELPLLLSAALVSLLRVHPALADHVGYLGYVPKLVAAVAYEGRRETMATEEMKNGNHTDGAYETEEGSTQPNAQTPQERVRLSCLRVLHQLAASTTCAEAMAATSVGTPQVVPLLMKAIGWQGGSILALETLKRVVVAGNRARDALVAQGLKVGLVEVLLGLLDWRAGGRNGLCTQMKWNESEASIGRVLAIEVLHAFATEGAHCSKVRDILSASDVWSAYKDQKHDLFLPSNAQSAAAGIAGLIENSSSRLTYALTAPPQSASSRLPTSTTYDTNGKHD, encoded by the exons ATGCCTGGCCATCGTATTGATCCACCTTGTGGGAGGGTTCTTTTGCAATTCCAGCAATCCCCTATTGGACAACAACGTCCTGTTTCTGACGTGGAAAGTGCGTCCATGCATTTGAAGCACTTAGCAGCAGCTGCCAAAGATGCTGTTGCAGAAGGGGGCTCAGTTCCAGGGTCACGAGCTAAACTGTGGCGTAGAATAAGAGAGCTAAATGCATGTATTCCTTACACTGGAGTGCCCCCAAACATTGAGGTGCCTGAAGTGACATTGATGGCCTTGATTACCATGCTTCCAGCTACTCCAAATCTTCCTCCAGAATCCCCTCCTTTGCCACCTCCTTCTCCTAAAGCTGCTGCAACAGTGATGGGATTTATTGCTTGTCTACGCAGATTATTGGCTTCAAGAAGTGCAGCTTCACATGTGATGTCTTTTCCTGCAGCTGTTGGAAGAATAATGGGTTTACTCAGAAATGGTTCAGAGGGTGTAGCTGCTGAAGCTGCAGGGCTTGTTGCAGTTCTTATCGGTGGTGGTCCTGGGGATACAAATGCATTGGCTGATACTAAAGGAGAGCGCCACGCCACATATATGCATACCAAGTCTGTGTTGTTTGCTCATCATGGTTATGTTATTATCCTTGTCAATAGATTGAAGCCTATGTCAGTATCGCCTTTGTTATCAATGTCTGTTGTTGAAGTTCTTGAGGCTATGATATGTGATCCACATGGTGAAACTACCCAATATACAGTTTTTGTTGAATTATTACGGCAAGTGGCTGGCTTGCGCCGTCGCCTGTTTGCATTGTTTGGACATCCAGCTGAAAGTGTGAGAGAAACTGTGGCTCTAATCATGCGTACGATTGCAGAAGAAGATGCAATTGCAGCAGAATCAATGCGTGATGCTGCTTTGCGTGATGGTGCTTTGTTGAGGCATCTGTTGCATGCTTTTTTCCTTCCTGCTGGTGAGCGACGTGAAGTTAGTCGACAGCTTGTTGCTCTTTGGGCAGATTCTTATCAACCGGCTCTTGAGTTATTGTCTAGAGTACTGCCCCCTGGACTGGTTGCTTATTTGCATACTCGTTCTGATGGGGTTGTACCTGAAGATGCACAGAACATACCGAATCAAGAAGGATCACTTATCAGTAGAAGACAGAGACGCTTACTTCAGCAGAGGAGAGGCCGTGTCGGTGTAGGGAAAGGAATAACATCTCAAGATCATTCCTTACCTTCTGTTAACAACTCTGATGCTGGTGATCCAACACGGCAAAGTTCTGCTGCTTTTAAAGCATCAGATAGCTATTACAAACCTGCTCCTGATCCAACTTCTGGACAGGTTCCAGCTGGACATCCATCTGCTGCTCACACAGGTGAAAACTTAACAAATGAGTTGTCCTCTACAGGGGTTCCACAAGTGGATTATTCAGCTGCTGTAGTTTCATCCGATGCTCTGGCAATGAACACAAAGGAGGCACTGGAATCGATTGCTTCAAATTCTGTTGATTCTGATCCTAATGTGGCTAATTTCCAGAATGCAGGCCTTCCAGCTCCTGCACAGGTTGTTGTGGAGAACACACCTGTGGGATCAGGAAGGCTTTTGTGTAACTGGCCTGAATTTTGGCGAGCTTTTAGCCTTGATCACAACCGGGCAGATTTGATCTGGAATGAGCGCACCAGGCAAGAGTTGAGAGAGGCTTTGCAGGCCGAGGTCCATAAACTGGATGTTGAGAAGGAACGAACGGAAGATATTGTTCCTGGTGGTTCGACAGTGGAGATTATGAGTGGTCAAGATAATGTGCCTCAGATATCATGGAACTACACTGAGTTTTCTGTTAGTTATCCCAGTTTATCAAAGGAAGTTTGTGTTGGTCAATATTATCTGCGTTTATTACTGGAAAGTGGCAGCAGTGGCAGGGCACAGGATTTCCCACTGCGTGATCCAGTTGCCTTTTTTAGAGCGTTGTATCATCGATTCTTATGTGATGCTGACATAGGGCTTACAGTTGACGGTGCTGTTCCTGATGAACTAGGCGCATCTGATGATTGGTGTGATATGGGAAGATTAGATGGTTTTGGAGGAGGTGGAGGCTCTTCAGTAAGAGAGCTTTGTGCAAGGGCAATGGCTATTGTATATGAACAGCATTATAAAGTAATAGGCCCTTTTGATGGTACTGCTCACATTACAGTTCTCTTGGATAGGACTGATGATAGGGCCTTGAGGCAtcgccttcttcttcttctgaag GTGCTAATgaaagttttatcaaatgtagaGGCTTGTGTCTTGGTGGGAGGGTGTGTATTAGCCGTTGATATGCTGACAGTAGTTCATGAAGCATCAGAAAGAACGGCTATTCCTTTGCAATCAAATTTGATAGCTGCTTCTGCTTTCATGGAACCATTAAAGGAATGGATGTTTGTTGACAAGGAAGGTGTACAAGTTGGACCACTGGAGAAGGATGCTATCAGAAGATTCTGGTCAAAGAAAGGTATTGATTGGACAACAAGGTGCTGGGCTTCTGGGATGTCAGATTGGAAGAGATTACGTGATATCCGTGAACTTCGGTGGGCACTAGCTGTTCGGGTTCCTGTTCTTACTTCAACGCAG GTAGGGGAGGCAGCATTGTCCATATTACATAGCATGGTATCTGCACATTCAGATTTAGATGATGCTGGTGAGATAGTTACCCCAACTCCTAGAGTGAAATGGATCTTGTCAAGTCCTCGTTGTCTTCCACATATTGCACAG GCTATGCTCACTGGGGAACCAAGTATTGTGGAGGGTGCAGCTGCTTTGCTGAAGGCTGTTGTTACTAGAAATCCCAAGGCAATGATACGTCTATACAGCACAGGTGCATTTTACTTTGCCCTGTCATACCCTGGATCTAATCTCCTTTCAATTGCCCAACTCTTCTCAGTGACTCATGTCCATCAAGCATTTCATGGTGGCGAAGAAGCTGCAGTTTCTTCTTCGTTGCCACTAGCAAAACGTAGTGTATTGGGTGGACATCTCCCAGAATCCTTGCTGTATGTGTTGGAGCGTAGTGGTCCTGCTGCGTTTGCAGCAGCTATGGTATCTGACTCTGATACTCCTGAAATTATATGGACACACAAAATGAGAGCAGAAAATCTGATCCGGCAG GTGTTGCAGCATCTTGGTGATTTTCCTCAGAAATTGTCACAGCATTGTCATTCATTATATGATTATGCTCCAATGCCACCGGTAACATATCCAGAGCTAAGAGATGAAATGTGGTGTCACCGCTATTACCTTCGAAACTTATGTGATGAGATTCGGTTTCCAAATTGGCCAATTGTTGAGCATGTTGAGTTTCTACAGTCATTGCTGGTAATGTGGCGTGAAGAGTTGACAAGAAAACCTATGGATCTATCTGAAGAGGAAGCTTGCAAAATACTTGAGATATCTTTGGAAGATGTATCAGGTGATGATGCTAGTAACAAACACTCTTCCGAGATTGCTGAGGATATTACGAGCATATCCAAGCAGATTGAGAATATTGATGAAGAAAAACTCAAGCGACAATATAGGAAACTTGCAATGAAATACCATCCTGACAAAAATCCTGAAGGCAGGGAAAAGTTTCTTGCTGTACAGAAAGCTTATGAGCGCTTGCAG GCTACCATGCAAGGCTTGCAAGGCCCCCAACTTTGGAGGTTGTTGCTTTTATTGAAAGGACAGTGCATCTTGTACAGGCGATATGGACATGTGTTAGAGCCCTTTAAATATGCTGGTTATCCGATGTTACTCAATTGTGTCACTGTGGACAAGGATGATAACAATTTTCTTTCCTCTGATAGAGCACCTCTCCTTGTTGCAGCGTCAGAACTCATTTGGCTAAC ATGTGCGTCTTCTTCATTAAATGGTGAAGAACTTGTAAGGGATGGTGGGATCCAACTTCTTGCAACTCTTCTTTCCCGTTGCATGTGTGTAGTTCAACCAACTACTCCTTCAAGTGAACCATCCGCCATCATTGTGACCAATGTGATGCGAACCTTCTCTGTTCTGAGCCAATTTGAGAGTGCCAGATTTGAGATGCTTGAATTTTCTGGTCTAGTTGATGACATTGTCCACTGCACTGAACTTGAGCTTGCACCTGCAGCTGTTGATGCTGCTCTACAGACGATTGCATATATTTCTGTATCCTCTGAATTACAAGATGCCTTGTTAAAAGCTGGTGTTTTATG GTATCTATTGCCATTGTTGCTTCAGTATGATTCAACTGCTGACGAATCTGATGCGACGGAGGCACATGGTGTTGGTGCTAGTGTACAAATAGCCAAAAATTTGCATGCTGTTCGTGCATCTCAGGCCCTGTCAAGGCTTAGTGGTTTGTGTACTGATGGGATTTCAACACCCTTTAATCAGGCTGCAGCTGATGCACTCAAAGCTTTGCTAACTCCAAAACTTGCTAGTATGTTAAAAGAGCAGTTTCCCAAAGACTTGTTATCCAAATTAAACGCAAACTTGGAGTCACCAGAG ATTATCTGGAACTCTTCTACTCGAGCAGAATTACTAAAATTTGTGGACCAGCAGCGAGCAAACCAAGGCCCAGATGGTTCATATGAAGTGAAAGATTCACATTCTTTTGTATATAAAGCATTATCAAAAGAACTTTATGTTGGCAATGTGTACTTGAGAGTCTATAATGATCAACCAGACTTCGAGATCAGTGAACCAGAAGCATTCTGTGTTGCTCTTCTTggttttatttcaattttagtCCACAATCAAGGTGCTGCAGTTTTGGATGACCAGGACACACTTAATCTTGTTGGCTCATCCTTCAATACATCTGAGGTTCAAACTGATacagcagatggatcagtcacTGTACAGAATGTTTCTGATGATTCTCTGGTAGTCTCTGATGGGAAAGTAACAACTGATGAAAACTCCGAACTGGTTAAGAACCTTCAGTTTGGATTGACTTCTCTTCAG AACTTACTGACAAGCAGTCCAAATTTGGCATCCATATTTTCTACTAAAGAACAGCTGTTGCCTCTTTTTGAGTGCTTCTCTGTGTCTGTTGCTTCAGAAACTAACATTCCTCAACTTTGCTTGAGTGTGCTGTCACTGTTGACTATGTGTGCTCCCTGCTTGGAGGCTATGGTTGCTGATGGGTCCAGTCTTCTCCTTTTATTACAAATGCTCCACTCTGCCCCTAATTGTCGTGAAGGGGCTCTTCATGTTCTTTATGCCTTGGCAAGCACACCGGAACTTGCATGGGCAGCTGCAAAGCATGGTGGAGTAGTGTACATTCTTGAACTTCTCTTGCCTTTGCAAG AAGAAATTCCCCTACAGCAGAGAGCAGCAGCTGCCTCATTGCTAGGAAAGCTTGTTGGGCAGCCAATGCATGGGCCAAGAGTGGCCATAACTTTAGCAAGGTTTCTTCCAGATGGCCTAGTATCAGTTATTAGGGATGGACCTGGTGAAGCTGTTGTATCTGCTCTTGAACAGACAACAGAGACACCAGAACTTGTATGGACACCAGCCATGGCAGCTTCTTTGTCAGCGCAAATCGCAACTATGGCTTCAGATCTTTATCGTGAACAAATGAAAGGTCGTGTTGTTGATTGGGATGTGCCTGAGCAGGCATCTGGCCAGCAGGAAATGAGAGATGAGCCACAG GTTGGAGGAATCTATGTTAGGCTTTTCTTGAAAGATCCCAAGTTTCCTCTTAGAAATCCAAAGAGGTTCTTGGAAGGACTGCTAGACCAGTATCTTTCATCCATTGCTGCCACACATTATGACATGCAAGCTGTTGACCCTGAACTACCTTTGCTTCTGTCTGCTGCATTGGTGTCATTATTACGAGTACACCCTGCACTTGCAGATCATGTAGGATACCTTGGATATGTGCCTAAACTTGTGGCTGCAGTGGCCTATGAAGGAAGACGGGAAACAATGGCCACAGAggaaatgaaaaatggaaaccATACTGATGGAGCATATGAGACGGAGGAAGGGTCAACACAACCCAATGCACAAACACCACAAGAACGTGTACGCCTTAGTTGTTTGCGTGTTCTACATCAACTTGCAGCTAGCACTACATGTGCTGAAGCTATGGCAGCAACTAGTGTCGGAACACCTCAA GTTGTACCACTCTTAATGAAAGCTATCGGATGGCAAGGTGGAAGCATACTAGCTCTTGAAACACTGAAACGTGTTGTGGTTGCTGGAAATCGAGCTAGGGATGCACTTGTTGCCCAAGGGCTTAA GGTTGGCCTCGTGGAAGTACTCCTTGGCCTTCTTGATTGGAGGGCTGGAGGGAGGAATGGACTTTGCACTCAGATGAAGTGGAACGAGTCTGAAGCATCCATTGGACGGGTGCTTGCTATTGAG GTCTTGCATGCATTCGCAACTGAAGGGGCCCATTGTTCTAAAGTGCGTGACATATTGAGTGCCTCTGAT GTTTGGAGTGCCTATAAAGACCAGAAGCATGATCTATTCCTTCCTTCTAATGCTCAATCTGCTGCTGCTGGAATTGCTGGTCTTATTGAGAATTCGTCATCCAGACTCACTTACGCCCTCACAGCTCCTCCGCAGTCTGCTTCCTCAAGACTTCCTACCTCAACCACATATGACACTAATGGAAAGCACGATTAG